A region from the Arachis ipaensis cultivar K30076 chromosome B01, Araip1.1, whole genome shotgun sequence genome encodes:
- the LOC110269068 gene encoding protein MAIN-LIKE 1-like — protein sequence MSRKIKARNVDRSELHIIKYLRYSDYASRMMTCDHPVPPDRYDERVEEYLRSTGFYHVSQIGVVQCQKALVNALVERWHPETHTFHLPVGECAVSLEDMAMIFGLSTEGLPVTGMTLSSFEALEAECLHQFGVALRKSDCRGSGIKLTWLRDLKERSQLTDENSIQVYVKCHIMLLIGTILFGDKSGASVHWKYLPLLSDFASIG from the exons ATGTCAAGAAAAATTAAAGCTAGAAATGTTGATCGTTCGGAACTCCACAttataaaatatttgagatactctgattat GCCTCACGGATGATGACATGTGATCATCCTGTCCCTCCGGATCGGTACGATGAGAGAGTGGAGGAGTATCTACGATCAACTGGGTTTTACCACGTTAGTCAGATTGGAgtagttcaatgccagaaagcaCTGGTAAATGCTTTAGTGGAAAGGTGGCACCCGGAAACGCATACCTTCCACCTTCCAGTTGGTGAATGTGCCGTGTCACTGGAAGACATGGCTATGATCTTTGGTCTTTCGACTGAAGGCCTTCCAGTGACTGGCATGACTTTGAGTAGTTTTGAGGCATTAGAGGCAGAGTGTCTGCATCAATTTGGGGTGGCGCTGAGAAAGTCGGATTGTCGAGGAAGTGGCATAAAACTGACGTGGCTACGGGATTTAAAAGAACGGTCACAGTTGACCGATGAGAACAGTATACAGGTGTACGTTAAGTGCCACATCATGTTGTTGATCGGTACGATCTTGTTTGGAGACAAGTCTGGGGCATCTGTCCACTGGAAGTATCTGCCTCTGCTGAGTGACTTTGCTAGTATTGGATAG
- the LOC107644852 gene encoding uncharacterized protein LOC107644852 translates to MDDRVLLKVYYFGQILLQTLERVKFVCEDPLDVVIPFTISFEELKGVICEKIDSEMSRKISCILYRYPVPVFGGFVQFQTKYVTDEASMQEMFSMYIKSRAQIFFIELYVEFEQSETDRNILREDYNSDSEEEFESNYEVVGEDGDVNPADGGVAPNVADVANAFANEEPFEEPSFMRVLDLEAMHAPEFPDYMSAEVPFVADGEFAVGMEFSSREAVIKAMKEYTFRRSVDYHVYESKPLTFYAKCTQYGSGCDWLIRVSMISRKHCWVIRRYNGSHTCTRATISQDHSKLDSNTIAEAIKPLVEADPSLKVKSVIAEVQSKFNYTVSYQKVWLAKQKSIEKIFGGWEASYKALHIWFEAMCHKEPSAVVHFEIMPAYQGDDLVTDIRVLHRVFWSYYPCIRAFRHCNPVVQVDGTHLYGKYKGCLLVAISQDGNNNIIPIAFAIVEGEASDTWHFFLSNLRQHVVTRDGVGLISDRHESINATVKRSHGAWSPPRAFHIFCISFKAPYLQKLVVNIGYSRTYALAFDGGYRWGHMTTNLVECINSVLKGARNLLITALVKATFYRLNELFTWKRAEAGARINAGHVFTEHATSKIHANQLASGNIQVNCFDRQNEVFEVREMPSGVEYAVDLRGQRCDCGEFQVDRIPCRHVFACCANQ, encoded by the exons ATGGATGATAGAGTTCTTTTGAAggtgtattattttggtcagattttgttgCAGACACTTGAAAGAGTAAAATTTGTTTGTGAAGATCCATTAGATGTTGTTATTCCCTTCACAATTTCATTTGAAGAGCTTAAAGgagtgatttgtgagaagatagattcgGAGATGTCAAGAAAAATATCATGTATTTTATACAGATATCCTGTACCAGTATTTGGTGGATTCGTCCAATTTCAGACCAAGTATGTAACCGACGAAGCTagcatgcaagagatgttttcaatgtacatTAAAAGTCGTGCTCAAATTTTCTTCATCGAGTTGTACGTTGAATTCGAACAATCTGAGACCGACCGAAATATTTTACGAGAAGACTACAATAGTGACAGTGAGGAAGAGTTTGAAAGCAATTACGAAGTTGTCGGTGAAGATGGAGATGTAAATCCAGCCGACGGCGGTGTGGCTCCGAATGTGGCAGACGTTGCAAATGCATTCGCGAACGAAGAGCCATTTGAGGAGCCATCTTTCATGCGAGTTTTggatttggaagccatgcatgctCCGGAGTTTCCAGACTATATGAGTGCAG AAGTTCCTTTTGTCGCAGATGGTGAGTTCGCCGTGGGGATGGAATTCAGTTCCAGGGAAGCTGTTATTAAGGCGATGAAGGAGTATACCTTCCGAAGATCTGTAGACTACCATGTGTATGAGTCGAAACCGTTGACATTTTATGCGAAGTGTACACAGTACGGGTCagggtgtgattggcttatcagagTTAGCATGATCAGCAGAAAGCACTGTTGGGTTATTAGGAGGTACAATGGTAGTCACACTTGTACCAGAGCAACCATCTCTCAGGATCATTCCAAGCTGGATTCAAATACGATTGCCGAAGCCATAAAGCCGTTGGTTGAGGCTGACCCCTCTTTAAAGGTAAAATCAGTTATTGCAGAAGTGCAATCGAAGTTCAACTACACGGTCAGCTATCAAAAAGTATGGTTGGCAAAACAGAAGTCCATTGAGAAGATATTTGGAGGTTGGGAAGCATCGTACAAAGCGTTGCACATATGGTTCGAGGCCATGTGTCATAAGGAACCATCAGCTGTCGTACATTTTGAGATTATGCCTGCATATCAAGGGGATGATTTGGTAACTGATATCCGGGTATTGCATCGAGTATTTTGGAGCTATTACCCATGCATTAGAGCATTCAGACACTGTAATCCAGTTGTCCAGGTGGACGGGACTCACTTGTACGGAAAGTACAAGGGTTGCTTGTTAGTGGCCATTTCGCAGGATGGTAACAACAATATCATCCCGATTGCATTTGCCATTGTCGAGGGAGAGGCCTCTGATACTTGGCACTTTTTTCTCAGTAACCTACGTCAACATGTTGTGACTCGGGATGGTGTGGGGCTGATATCGGACCGACATGAGTCCATAAATGCAACTGTGAAACGTAGTCACGGAGCTTGGTCACCTCCTAGAGCTTTCCACATATTTTGCATCAGTTTCAAGGCACCCTATCTGCAAAAGCTTGTCGTCAATATAG GGTATTCGCGGACG TATGCGTTGGCATTCGATGGTGGCTACCGATGGGGTCACATGACGACTAATCTAGTGGAGTGCATCAACTCAGTCttgaagggtgcacgcaatctCCTCATCACTGCACTTGTGAAAGCAACATTCTACAGACTTAATGAGTTGTTCACATGGAAAAGAGCAGAAGCGGGGGCGAGGATTAATGCAGGCCATGTTTTTACGGAGCATGCGACCTCCAAAATTCATGCAAATCAACTTGCATCAGGCAACATTCAGGTTAATTGCTTTGACAGGCAGAATGAGGTATTTGAAGTGCGTGAGATGCCAAGTGGAGTGGAGTATGCTGTTGATCTCCGTGGTCAGAGATGTGACTGTGGTGAGTTCCAGGTGGACCGGATTCCTTGCCGGCATGTGTTTGCATGTTGTGCAAATCAATGA